Part of the Schistocerca cancellata isolate TAMUIC-IGC-003103 chromosome 9, iqSchCanc2.1, whole genome shotgun sequence genome is shown below.
tcgggggaaaaaaaaaaatcacagtgtgAGTTAAATCTGCATTATTTGCTGTAACATGACGATTGCTACATTTGGACCTTTTTGGCCAGAATGATATTTAGCACAATTTTCCTTAACACAGTGCCCTCTTTATTCTGCAATTTCTGTCAAATCAGTGTTTTTTAATTGTTATGAAATTGAAATTGTATCGTCAGATTTCATTTACagtacttttttcttttctctttgcaaCAGCTTCATTGAGCAGGACAGAGTGTCTGGCTTCTGGACGTGGATGTTTGTGCTATCAAAACTACCAGAGCTTGGAGACACAGTGTTCATTGTGTTACGAAAGCAGCCTCTGATTTTTCTTCATTGGTACCATCATATTACAGTTTTGCTGTATTCTTGGTACAGTTACACCGAGTACACTGCCTCAGCAAGATGGTTTATTGTGATGAACTATTTCGTGCATTCGGTAATGTACTCCTATTATGCACTGCGAGCTATGGGTTACAGACCTCCACGTCAGTTGGCGATGGTGGTAACTACACTACAGTTAACTCAAATGATAATTGGCTGTGCAGTAAATATTTGGGCACACCAGATCCTTGAGGCAGGGCAGCAAGAGTGTCACATTTCACGCACAAATATAAAGCTTTCTATAGCGATGTACTTCAGTTATTTCGTTTTGTTTGCAAGGTTTTTCTACAAGACATACATTGATGGTGGGCATAAGTCAAAGGTTACAACAACAAATGGCATAGCTTCTGCAAAGTATATAGGAAGCAAAGCCAAGGTACAGTAATGTGTAATGTCTTGCTTTGACATGTTTGCTCTTTGGCTTATAAATGTCGAGTGACAGATGTGTTCTTAAAAATAAATGGCTGTGTAGTTTGCTACACACAAATTCTGTGCTTTTCAAATTTAAAGGCATTGTTtcataaaggaaaggcaaatgtaaacACATCTAAATTGCCAGAGGAGTATAAATTAGTCTAGTTGTTCACAATAGTATGTACTGAGGAAATATG
Proteins encoded:
- the LOC126100291 gene encoding elongation of very long chain fatty acids protein 6, with product MNSYMEITLPNYSYVFNFEEEFEHQDTRVWMTKNWTNGFYYCGIYMIFIFVGQHYMQSRPRFELRGILSLWNTMLAAFSIIGACRTAPEFFHVLKNYGLYHSVCIPSFIEQDRVSGFWTWMFVLSKLPELGDTVFIVLRKQPLIFLHWYHHITVLLYSWYSYTEYTASARWFIVMNYFVHSVMYSYYALRAMGYRPPRQLAMVVTTLQLTQMIIGCAVNIWAHQILEAGQQECHISRTNIKLSIAMYFSYFVLFARFFYKTYIDGGHKSKVTTTNGIASAKYIGSKAKVQ